A single region of the Lycium barbarum isolate Lr01 chromosome 2, ASM1917538v2, whole genome shotgun sequence genome encodes:
- the LOC132628789 gene encoding F-box protein PP2-B10-like codes for MQSLLLDRWSGKKCFMVASRALSIAFVDNPRHLEWTTHPDSRFSEVAILKCTHWLDIRGKIETQMLSPGTNYAAYLVFKLLNDTYGIKTLNAMIRIVNHENENEAAKRATKVYMPSMSRFFIKNKTDPLYEKYAKKRGNGWMEVQLGEFDNKEGDDEEVEARCMEIERLHDKSGLIVEGIEFRPPVMNLNITLVLISFCSLIVCCMYQIECESLKTSPFCCNFLCSIIAYVEYMVVFLDVTMNLYQDSNQ; via the exons ATGCAGAGTCTTTTACTTGATAGGTGGAGTGGAAAGAAATGTTTCATGGTGGCATCAAGGGCACTTAGCATTGCATTTGTTGACAACCCACGTCATTTGGAATGGACTACTCATCCGGACTCCAG ATTCTCGGAAGTGGCAATTCTTAAATGTACACATTGGTTGGATATTCGAGGGAAGATAGAAACTCAAATGCTGTCTCCAGGGACAAACTACGCAGCGTATCTTGTATTCAAGCTACTGAATGACACATATGGTATTAAAACGTTGAATGCAATGATCAGAATTGTGAACCATGAGAATGAAAATGAAGCTGCAAAACGAGCTACAAAAGTGTACATGCCAAGTATGTCAAGAttctttattaaaaataaaacggACCCACTGTATGAAAAGTATGCAAAGAAAAGAGGCAATGGATGGATGGAAGTACAATTGGGAGAGTTTGATAACAAGGAAGGTGATGATGAAGAAGTAGAAGCGCGATGTATGGAGATTGAGCGCCTGCATGACAAAAGCGGCCTTATTGTTGAAGGAATTGAGTTTCGCCCCCCAGTGATGAATCTAAATATAACTCttgttttaatttctttttgTAGCTTGATTGTTTGTTGCATGTACCAAATTGAATGTGAATCATTGAAAACATCTCCTTTCTGCTGTAATTTTCTGTGTTCCATTATAGCCTATGTAGAGTACATGGTTGTATTTCTTGATGTAACAATGAATTTATATCAAGACTCTAATCAGTAG